A genomic stretch from Neodiprion fabricii isolate iyNeoFabr1 chromosome 3, iyNeoFabr1.1, whole genome shotgun sequence includes:
- the LOC124177599 gene encoding striatin isoform X1, which yields MEMKVPSQIYAKVVTMEPRIRMEYKSSGTLMGHDRHDEQLGNLAVGANTSYKPQSSDGSNGDQRPQYSIPGILHFIQHEWARFELERSQWEVDRAEFQARIAFLQGERKGQENLKNDLVRRIKMLEYVLKQERAKYHKLKYGTDLVVQGDIKPPIYDEGSTCGGSDGGGGDGETPFTSVSNISWRQGRQLLRQYLQEIGYTDTIIDVRSNRVRSLLGLNNNTDSDDLNTPALNGNESNKRAIDNQDRRPPFKKREAHPTPLAEAMILDTEAAVMANFEFLAHTDIDMEEEEGDVEEEIYETNSDTKPNKTSMILGEDVDAEAEEVLNELNQLTESEESQGDTTDWNSTSMGFQQDARRALCPDEEGLDSSLGLGELAQLTVNNDAEVAYDMAATTEEAFRRTWRAKYTLRSHFDGVRALVFHPTDPVLITASDDHTLKLWNVYKTVPAKKSASLDVEPLYTFRSHTGPVLCLAMSSSGEHCYSGGLDGNIHCWTLPSANIDPYDSYDPSVLSGTLTGHTDAVWGLSMYHPRSQLLSVSADGSVKLWSPQSKVPLLNTYTSEQDGIPTSVDFIRDEPNKLVVAYERVCAVFDTETAAIVARLEVNGIKGVNRVVAHPTLPLVVAAHEDRHLRFYDHRSATLAYAMVAHLGAVTSLAVDPNGLYLLSGSHDCSIRLWNMDNKTCVQDITAHRKKFDESILDVAFHPSRQFIASAGADALAKVYV from the exons ATGGAAATGAAGGTGCCCAGTCAAATTTACGCTAAAGTCGTCACTATGGAGCCTAGAATTAGAATGGAGTATAAAAGCAGCGGTACTTTGATGGGTCATGACCGTCATGACGAACAATTAGGTAACTTGGCAGTCGGGGCGAACACGTCCTACAAGCCCCAAAGTAGCGACGGCAGCAATGGTGACCAAAGGCCGCAATATTCAATACCAGGCATCCTGCATTTCATTCAGCACGAATGGGCCCGTTTCGAACTCGAAAGATCCCAGTGGGAAGTCGACAGAGCTGAATTTCAG GCCCGAATAGCCTTTCTACAAGGTGAAAGAAAGGGgcaagaaaatttaaaaaatgacttGGTACGACGGATAAAAATGTTGGAATACGTACTAAAGCAAGAAAG GGCAAAATATCACAAATTAAAGTATGGTACCGACCTCGTGGTACAAGGAGACATAAAGCCACCCATTTACGACGAGGGAAGTACTTGCGGTGGGTCTGATGGTGGTGGAGGGGATGGTGAGACTCCATTTACTTCTGTTAGCAATATAAGCTGGCGGCAGGGCCGACAGCTTCTGAGACA GTACTTGCAAGAAATTGGTTACACAGACACTATTATAGATGTCCGGTCAAATAGAGTTCGGTCACTTCTTggattgaataataatacagaCTCAGATGATCTGAATACACCTGCGCTCAATGGCAATGAGTCAAACAAGAGAGCTATCGACAATCAAGACCGACGTCCCCCTTTTAAAAAGCGAGAG GCACATCCAACACCTCTAGCTGAAGCTATGATTCTTGATACTGAAGCTGCTGTGATGgcaaatttcgagtttctCGCTCACACCGATATTGACATGGAAGAAGAGGAGGGAGATgttgaagaagaaatataCGAAACTAATTCAGATACGAAGCCAAACAAA ACATCCATGATACTTGGAGAAGATGTGGATGCTGAAGCAGAAGAAGTATTGAATGAACTTAACCAGCTGACAGAATCTGAGGAATCACAAGGCGATACTACTGATTGGA ATTCAACAAGTATGGGGTTCCAACAAGATGCAAGGCGTGCTCTATGTCCTGATGAAGAGGGCCTAGATTCTTCGTTGGGTTTGGGTGAATTAGCTCAATTAACAGTGAACAATGATGCTGAAGTTGCATATGAT ATGGCTGCGACTACAGAAGAAGCGTTTAGAAGAACATGGAGGGCAAAGTATACGCTTCGTTCACATTTTGATGGTGTAAGAGCTCTGGTCTTCCATCCCACTGATCCTGTACTTATCACTGCTAGTGACGATCACACGCTTAAATTGTGGAATGTCTACAAAACTGTTCCAGCAAAAAA ATCAGCATCGTTAGATGTGGAACCTCTATATACATTCAGGTCGCATACAGGACCTGTATTGTGTCTTGCTATGAGTAGTTCTGGCGAGCATTGCTACAGTGGCGGTTTAGATGGCAATATACACTGCTGGACACTTCCATCGGCCAATATAGATCCTTATGATTCATATGATCCAAGCGTCCTTAGTGGAACTCTGACAGGGCATACTGATGCAGTATGGGGATTGAGCATGTATCATCCACGATCCCAACTACTCTCTGTTAGTGCCGATGGATCCGTAAAACTTTGGAGTCCACAGAGCAAAGTTCCTCTTTTAAACACTTATACTTCTGAACAAG ATGGGATCCCTACTTCAGTTGATTTTATCAGAGATGAACCAAATAAGTTAGTAGTGGCTTATGAAAGAGTATGTGCAGTATTCGACACAGAAACAGCAGCTATAGTGGCACGACTTGAAGTAAATGGAATTAAGGGAGTCAACCGTGTTGTTGCGCATCCCACACTACCGTTAGTTGTGGCAGCGCATGAAGACAGACATCTTCGGTTTTATGACCATCGTTCAGCTACGTTGGCCTATGCAATGGTGGCTCATTTAGGTGCTGTTACGAGTCTCGCTGTTGACCCCAATGGCCTGTATCTACTTTCAGGAA gTCATGATTGCAGTATACGGTTATGGAACATGGATAACAAAACTTGTGTTCAAGATATAACGGCACATCGCAAGAAGTTTGATGAAAGTATCTTAGACGTAGCTTTTCATCCTTCGCGACAGTTTATTGCTAGTGCTGGGGCTGATGCTCTTGCAAAGGTGTATGTCTGA
- the LOC124177603 gene encoding uncharacterized protein LOC124177603 isoform X2, with product MRVFSAYTTRSSVMFYQVLRILLSFVTIFYCVNGENVPQKNDKRGDIDLQMCVESFDVHKNKIIRTEDSQEMGAKYINEIDLDSRKECLRLCCETEQCDVFVFEDKRPGSCYLFHCGPPDDFKCKFTSHANYTSAVLTVNLNSRNTVELEEQIRRTQQDHDLQSLRKLADNSPAEYSVLEPTASVVTEVSKIVILTTAASIKPVCSRNQFECRTSGDCIAIYNACDGIPQCADGSDEAAELGCPTKKPSMPPPVAIQQQTLSAPANSANYQPSIQRHKPYDAAYGHQEKDSRPWQLSGHQLAPQQERIQYPQQVVISQPQVNLGSQRYQWEYQPLYEQNNGNFNSINSFRGPSNTNPYEQQSHIFNHKGPGVIGEGGDGGAYIDQNRQYAPYYPPDNGNWQEGQPQQPPSILPTQPNSPSLIPKLQPQVTNKPPLCKDDKKQGKTPPITNVVQSSKSMGQKNSIIPKAKTEIDDSVTSENDETHHNTVKTAKPHKHTETKIFVEQSNEETKGHLIMDRLQDSNEDRDLRPKGAVISLALGLTTTALMAALIACRLRMVRRRGRRGHGPYAHDADYLVNGMYL from the exons ATGCGCGTTTTCTCAGCTTACACTACTCGTAGTTCAGTCATGTTTTATCAAGTTCTACGTATTCTCCTGAGttttgtaacaattttctATTGTGTTAACGGTGAAAATGTACCgcaaaaaaatgataaacgcGGAGATATCGACTTACAAATGTGCGTCGAAAGCTTTGATGTCCATAAGAACAAGATCATCAGGACTGAGGATTCTCAAGAAATGGGGGCCAAGTACATTAATGAGATAGACTTGGATTCCCGAAAAGAGTGTCTCAGACTTTGTTGCGAAACTGAGCAATGCGatgttttcgttttcgaaGATAAG AGACCAGGAAGCTGTTATCTTTTCCATTGTGGACCACCCGATGACTTCAAGTGTAAGTTTACGAGTCATGCTAACTATACCAGCGCAGTCCTCACCGTGAATCTTAATTCCCGAAATACTGTTGAACTCGAAGAACAAATTCGAAGAACACAGCAAGATCATGATCTTCAATCTCTGAG AAAGTTAGCAGACAACTCACCTGCAGAATATTCCGTTCTGGAACCCACTGCATCTGTAGTTACTGAAGTATCAAAAATAGTCATTTTAACAACAGCTGCCTCAATTAAACCAG tATGCAGCCGAAATCAATTTGAATGTCGCACTTCTGGAGATTGCATTGCTATATATAATGCATGTGACGGTATACCACAATGTGCTGACGGTTCCGATGAAGCAGCGGAATTGGGATGTCCTACTAAGAAACCATCGATGCCACCACCGGTTGCAATCCAACAACAAACTTTATCAGCACCAGCTAATTCAGCAAACTATCAGCCATCGATACAGCGTCACAAACCTTATGATGCTGCATATGGACATCAAGAGAAAGATTCAAGACCCTGGCAGCTGTCGGGTCATCAACTAGCTCCACAGCAAGAAAGAATACAATACCCTCAGCAAGTTGTTATTTCACAACCGCAAGTAAATTTAGGTTCGCAAAGATATCAGTGGGAATATCAACCCTTATATGAACAAAATAAtggaaatttcaattcgatcAATTCATTTCGTGGACCAAGCAACACTAATCCTTACGAGC AGCAGTCACATATATTCAACCACAAAGGGCCGGGAGTCATTGGTGAAGGTGGTGATGG AGGCGCTTATATAGATCAAAATCGACAATATGCTCCATACTATCCTCCGGATAATGGAAATTGGCAGGAAGGTCAGCCACAACAGCCACCTTCGATACTGCCAACGCAACCAAATAGTCCGTCTCTGATACCAAAATTACAGCCTCAAGTTACAAACAAGCCTCCGCTATGCAAA GATGATAAAAAGCAAGGTAAAACTCCACCAATAACAAATGTGGTGCAATCGAGTAAATCTATGGGGCAGAAGAATTCGATTATTCCAAAAGCAAAAACTGAAATAGATGACAGCGTGACCTCTGAAAATGACGAGACACACCACAATACAGTAAAGACAGCTAAACCACACA AACACACAGAGACAAAGATCTTTGTCGAGCAGTCaaatgaagaaacaaaagGTCACTTGATTATGGACCGTCTCCAAGACAGTAATGAGGACAGAGATCTGAGACCAAAGGGTGCAGTAATATCATTAGCTCTCGGATTAACAACAACCGCGTTGATGGCTGCCTTGATAGCTTGTCGATTAAGAATGGTTAGACGACGAGGCCGGCGTGGTCATGGACCATATGCGCATGATGCTGATTACTTAGTGAACGGAATGTACCTTTGA
- the LOC124177603 gene encoding uncharacterized protein LOC124177603 isoform X3, protein MRVFSAYTTRSSVMFYQVLRILLSFVTIFYCVNGENVPQKNDKRGDIDLQMCVESFDVHKNKIIRTEDSQEMGAKYINEIDLDSRKECLRLCCETEQCDVFVFEDKRPGSCYLFHCGPPDDFKCKFTSHANYTSAVLTVNLNSRNTVELEEQIRRTQQDHDLQSLRKLADNSPAEYSVLEPTASVVTEVSKIVILTTAASIKPVCSRNQFECRTSGDCIAIYNACDGIPQCADGSDEAAELGCPTKKPSMPPPVAIQQQTLSAPANSANYQPSIQRHKPYDAAYGHQEKDSRPWQLSGHQLAPQQERIQYPQQVVISQPQVNLAEQSHIFNHKGPGVIGEGGDGGAYIDQNRQYAPYYPPDNGNWQEGQPQQPPSILPTQPNSPSLIPKLQPQVTNKPPLCKDDKKQGKTPPITNVVQSSKSMGQKNSIIPKAKTEIDDSVTSENDETHHNTVKTAKPHKHTETKIFVEQSNEETKGHLIMDRLQDSNEDRDLRPKGAVISLALGLTTTALMAALIACRLRMVRRRGRRGHGPYAHDADYLVNGMYL, encoded by the exons ATGCGCGTTTTCTCAGCTTACACTACTCGTAGTTCAGTCATGTTTTATCAAGTTCTACGTATTCTCCTGAGttttgtaacaattttctATTGTGTTAACGGTGAAAATGTACCgcaaaaaaatgataaacgcGGAGATATCGACTTACAAATGTGCGTCGAAAGCTTTGATGTCCATAAGAACAAGATCATCAGGACTGAGGATTCTCAAGAAATGGGGGCCAAGTACATTAATGAGATAGACTTGGATTCCCGAAAAGAGTGTCTCAGACTTTGTTGCGAAACTGAGCAATGCGatgttttcgttttcgaaGATAAG AGACCAGGAAGCTGTTATCTTTTCCATTGTGGACCACCCGATGACTTCAAGTGTAAGTTTACGAGTCATGCTAACTATACCAGCGCAGTCCTCACCGTGAATCTTAATTCCCGAAATACTGTTGAACTCGAAGAACAAATTCGAAGAACACAGCAAGATCATGATCTTCAATCTCTGAG AAAGTTAGCAGACAACTCACCTGCAGAATATTCCGTTCTGGAACCCACTGCATCTGTAGTTACTGAAGTATCAAAAATAGTCATTTTAACAACAGCTGCCTCAATTAAACCAG tATGCAGCCGAAATCAATTTGAATGTCGCACTTCTGGAGATTGCATTGCTATATATAATGCATGTGACGGTATACCACAATGTGCTGACGGTTCCGATGAAGCAGCGGAATTGGGATGTCCTACTAAGAAACCATCGATGCCACCACCGGTTGCAATCCAACAACAAACTTTATCAGCACCAGCTAATTCAGCAAACTATCAGCCATCGATACAGCGTCACAAACCTTATGATGCTGCATATGGACATCAAGAGAAAGATTCAAGACCCTGGCAGCTGTCGGGTCATCAACTAGCTCCACAGCAAGAAAGAATACAATACCCTCAGCAAGTTGTTATTTCACAACCGCAAGTAAATTTAG CAGAGCAGTCACATATATTCAACCACAAAGGGCCGGGAGTCATTGGTGAAGGTGGTGATGG AGGCGCTTATATAGATCAAAATCGACAATATGCTCCATACTATCCTCCGGATAATGGAAATTGGCAGGAAGGTCAGCCACAACAGCCACCTTCGATACTGCCAACGCAACCAAATAGTCCGTCTCTGATACCAAAATTACAGCCTCAAGTTACAAACAAGCCTCCGCTATGCAAA GATGATAAAAAGCAAGGTAAAACTCCACCAATAACAAATGTGGTGCAATCGAGTAAATCTATGGGGCAGAAGAATTCGATTATTCCAAAAGCAAAAACTGAAATAGATGACAGCGTGACCTCTGAAAATGACGAGACACACCACAATACAGTAAAGACAGCTAAACCACACA AACACACAGAGACAAAGATCTTTGTCGAGCAGTCaaatgaagaaacaaaagGTCACTTGATTATGGACCGTCTCCAAGACAGTAATGAGGACAGAGATCTGAGACCAAAGGGTGCAGTAATATCATTAGCTCTCGGATTAACAACAACCGCGTTGATGGCTGCCTTGATAGCTTGTCGATTAAGAATGGTTAGACGACGAGGCCGGCGTGGTCATGGACCATATGCGCATGATGCTGATTACTTAGTGAACGGAATGTACCTTTGA
- the LOC124177599 gene encoding striatin isoform X2, with amino-acid sequence MVTKGRNIQYQASCISFSTNGPVSNSKDPSGKSTELNFRAKYHKLKYGTDLVVQGDIKPPIYDEGSTCGGSDGGGGDGETPFTSVSNISWRQGRQLLRQYLQEIGYTDTIIDVRSNRVRSLLGLNNNTDSDDLNTPALNGNESNKRAIDNQDRRPPFKKREAHPTPLAEAMILDTEAAVMANFEFLAHTDIDMEEEEGDVEEEIYETNSDTKPNKTSMILGEDVDAEAEEVLNELNQLTESEESQGDTTDWNSTSMGFQQDARRALCPDEEGLDSSLGLGELAQLTVNNDAEVAYDMAATTEEAFRRTWRAKYTLRSHFDGVRALVFHPTDPVLITASDDHTLKLWNVYKTVPAKKSASLDVEPLYTFRSHTGPVLCLAMSSSGEHCYSGGLDGNIHCWTLPSANIDPYDSYDPSVLSGTLTGHTDAVWGLSMYHPRSQLLSVSADGSVKLWSPQSKVPLLNTYTSEQDGIPTSVDFIRDEPNKLVVAYERVCAVFDTETAAIVARLEVNGIKGVNRVVAHPTLPLVVAAHEDRHLRFYDHRSATLAYAMVAHLGAVTSLAVDPNGLYLLSGSHDCSIRLWNMDNKTCVQDITAHRKKFDESILDVAFHPSRQFIASAGADALAKVYV; translated from the exons ATGGTGACCAAAGGCCGCAATATTCAATACCAGGCATCCTGCATTTCATTCAGCACGAATGGGCCCGTTTCGAACTCGAAAGATCCCAGTGGGAAGTCGACAGAGCTGAATTTCAG GGCAAAATATCACAAATTAAAGTATGGTACCGACCTCGTGGTACAAGGAGACATAAAGCCACCCATTTACGACGAGGGAAGTACTTGCGGTGGGTCTGATGGTGGTGGAGGGGATGGTGAGACTCCATTTACTTCTGTTAGCAATATAAGCTGGCGGCAGGGCCGACAGCTTCTGAGACA GTACTTGCAAGAAATTGGTTACACAGACACTATTATAGATGTCCGGTCAAATAGAGTTCGGTCACTTCTTggattgaataataatacagaCTCAGATGATCTGAATACACCTGCGCTCAATGGCAATGAGTCAAACAAGAGAGCTATCGACAATCAAGACCGACGTCCCCCTTTTAAAAAGCGAGAG GCACATCCAACACCTCTAGCTGAAGCTATGATTCTTGATACTGAAGCTGCTGTGATGgcaaatttcgagtttctCGCTCACACCGATATTGACATGGAAGAAGAGGAGGGAGATgttgaagaagaaatataCGAAACTAATTCAGATACGAAGCCAAACAAA ACATCCATGATACTTGGAGAAGATGTGGATGCTGAAGCAGAAGAAGTATTGAATGAACTTAACCAGCTGACAGAATCTGAGGAATCACAAGGCGATACTACTGATTGGA ATTCAACAAGTATGGGGTTCCAACAAGATGCAAGGCGTGCTCTATGTCCTGATGAAGAGGGCCTAGATTCTTCGTTGGGTTTGGGTGAATTAGCTCAATTAACAGTGAACAATGATGCTGAAGTTGCATATGAT ATGGCTGCGACTACAGAAGAAGCGTTTAGAAGAACATGGAGGGCAAAGTATACGCTTCGTTCACATTTTGATGGTGTAAGAGCTCTGGTCTTCCATCCCACTGATCCTGTACTTATCACTGCTAGTGACGATCACACGCTTAAATTGTGGAATGTCTACAAAACTGTTCCAGCAAAAAA ATCAGCATCGTTAGATGTGGAACCTCTATATACATTCAGGTCGCATACAGGACCTGTATTGTGTCTTGCTATGAGTAGTTCTGGCGAGCATTGCTACAGTGGCGGTTTAGATGGCAATATACACTGCTGGACACTTCCATCGGCCAATATAGATCCTTATGATTCATATGATCCAAGCGTCCTTAGTGGAACTCTGACAGGGCATACTGATGCAGTATGGGGATTGAGCATGTATCATCCACGATCCCAACTACTCTCTGTTAGTGCCGATGGATCCGTAAAACTTTGGAGTCCACAGAGCAAAGTTCCTCTTTTAAACACTTATACTTCTGAACAAG ATGGGATCCCTACTTCAGTTGATTTTATCAGAGATGAACCAAATAAGTTAGTAGTGGCTTATGAAAGAGTATGTGCAGTATTCGACACAGAAACAGCAGCTATAGTGGCACGACTTGAAGTAAATGGAATTAAGGGAGTCAACCGTGTTGTTGCGCATCCCACACTACCGTTAGTTGTGGCAGCGCATGAAGACAGACATCTTCGGTTTTATGACCATCGTTCAGCTACGTTGGCCTATGCAATGGTGGCTCATTTAGGTGCTGTTACGAGTCTCGCTGTTGACCCCAATGGCCTGTATCTACTTTCAGGAA gTCATGATTGCAGTATACGGTTATGGAACATGGATAACAAAACTTGTGTTCAAGATATAACGGCACATCGCAAGAAGTTTGATGAAAGTATCTTAGACGTAGCTTTTCATCCTTCGCGACAGTTTATTGCTAGTGCTGGGGCTGATGCTCTTGCAAAGGTGTATGTCTGA
- the LOC124177603 gene encoding uncharacterized protein LOC124177603 isoform X1, protein MRVFSAYTTRSSVMFYQVLRILLSFVTIFYCVNGENVPQKNDKRGDIDLQMCVESFDVHKNKIIRTEDSQEMGAKYINEIDLDSRKECLRLCCETEQCDVFVFEDKRPGSCYLFHCGPPDDFKCKFTSHANYTSAVLTVNLNSRNTVELEEQIRRTQQDHDLQSLRKLADNSPAEYSVLEPTASVVTEVSKIVILTTAASIKPVCSRNQFECRTSGDCIAIYNACDGIPQCADGSDEAAELGCPTKKPSMPPPVAIQQQTLSAPANSANYQPSIQRHKPYDAAYGHQEKDSRPWQLSGHQLAPQQERIQYPQQVVISQPQVNLGSQRYQWEYQPLYEQNNGNFNSINSFRGPSNTNPYEPEQSHIFNHKGPGVIGEGGDGGAYIDQNRQYAPYYPPDNGNWQEGQPQQPPSILPTQPNSPSLIPKLQPQVTNKPPLCKDDKKQGKTPPITNVVQSSKSMGQKNSIIPKAKTEIDDSVTSENDETHHNTVKTAKPHKHTETKIFVEQSNEETKGHLIMDRLQDSNEDRDLRPKGAVISLALGLTTTALMAALIACRLRMVRRRGRRGHGPYAHDADYLVNGMYL, encoded by the exons ATGCGCGTTTTCTCAGCTTACACTACTCGTAGTTCAGTCATGTTTTATCAAGTTCTACGTATTCTCCTGAGttttgtaacaattttctATTGTGTTAACGGTGAAAATGTACCgcaaaaaaatgataaacgcGGAGATATCGACTTACAAATGTGCGTCGAAAGCTTTGATGTCCATAAGAACAAGATCATCAGGACTGAGGATTCTCAAGAAATGGGGGCCAAGTACATTAATGAGATAGACTTGGATTCCCGAAAAGAGTGTCTCAGACTTTGTTGCGAAACTGAGCAATGCGatgttttcgttttcgaaGATAAG AGACCAGGAAGCTGTTATCTTTTCCATTGTGGACCACCCGATGACTTCAAGTGTAAGTTTACGAGTCATGCTAACTATACCAGCGCAGTCCTCACCGTGAATCTTAATTCCCGAAATACTGTTGAACTCGAAGAACAAATTCGAAGAACACAGCAAGATCATGATCTTCAATCTCTGAG AAAGTTAGCAGACAACTCACCTGCAGAATATTCCGTTCTGGAACCCACTGCATCTGTAGTTACTGAAGTATCAAAAATAGTCATTTTAACAACAGCTGCCTCAATTAAACCAG tATGCAGCCGAAATCAATTTGAATGTCGCACTTCTGGAGATTGCATTGCTATATATAATGCATGTGACGGTATACCACAATGTGCTGACGGTTCCGATGAAGCAGCGGAATTGGGATGTCCTACTAAGAAACCATCGATGCCACCACCGGTTGCAATCCAACAACAAACTTTATCAGCACCAGCTAATTCAGCAAACTATCAGCCATCGATACAGCGTCACAAACCTTATGATGCTGCATATGGACATCAAGAGAAAGATTCAAGACCCTGGCAGCTGTCGGGTCATCAACTAGCTCCACAGCAAGAAAGAATACAATACCCTCAGCAAGTTGTTATTTCACAACCGCAAGTAAATTTAGGTTCGCAAAGATATCAGTGGGAATATCAACCCTTATATGAACAAAATAAtggaaatttcaattcgatcAATTCATTTCGTGGACCAAGCAACACTAATCCTTACGAGC CAGAGCAGTCACATATATTCAACCACAAAGGGCCGGGAGTCATTGGTGAAGGTGGTGATGG AGGCGCTTATATAGATCAAAATCGACAATATGCTCCATACTATCCTCCGGATAATGGAAATTGGCAGGAAGGTCAGCCACAACAGCCACCTTCGATACTGCCAACGCAACCAAATAGTCCGTCTCTGATACCAAAATTACAGCCTCAAGTTACAAACAAGCCTCCGCTATGCAAA GATGATAAAAAGCAAGGTAAAACTCCACCAATAACAAATGTGGTGCAATCGAGTAAATCTATGGGGCAGAAGAATTCGATTATTCCAAAAGCAAAAACTGAAATAGATGACAGCGTGACCTCTGAAAATGACGAGACACACCACAATACAGTAAAGACAGCTAAACCACACA AACACACAGAGACAAAGATCTTTGTCGAGCAGTCaaatgaagaaacaaaagGTCACTTGATTATGGACCGTCTCCAAGACAGTAATGAGGACAGAGATCTGAGACCAAAGGGTGCAGTAATATCATTAGCTCTCGGATTAACAACAACCGCGTTGATGGCTGCCTTGATAGCTTGTCGATTAAGAATGGTTAGACGACGAGGCCGGCGTGGTCATGGACCATATGCGCATGATGCTGATTACTTAGTGAACGGAATGTACCTTTGA
- the LOC124177603 gene encoding uncharacterized protein LOC124177603 isoform X4 produces the protein MRVFSAYTTRSSVMFYQVLRILLSFVTIFYCVNGENVPQKNDKRGDIDLQMCVESFDVHKNKIIRTEDSQEMGAKYINEIDLDSRKECLRLCCETEQCDVFVFEDKRPGSCYLFHCGPPDDFKCKFTSHANYTSAVLTVNLNSRNTVELEEQIRRTQQDHDLQSLRKLADNSPAEYSVLEPTASVVTEVSKIVILTTAASIKPVCSRNQFECRTSGDCIAIYNACDGIPQCADGSDEAAELGCPTKKPSMPPPVAIQQQTLSAPANSANYQPSIQRHKPYDAAYGHQEKDSRPWQLSGHQLAPQQERIQYPQQVVISQPQVNLEQSHIFNHKGPGVIGEGGDGGAYIDQNRQYAPYYPPDNGNWQEGQPQQPPSILPTQPNSPSLIPKLQPQVTNKPPLCKDDKKQGKTPPITNVVQSSKSMGQKNSIIPKAKTEIDDSVTSENDETHHNTVKTAKPHKHTETKIFVEQSNEETKGHLIMDRLQDSNEDRDLRPKGAVISLALGLTTTALMAALIACRLRMVRRRGRRGHGPYAHDADYLVNGMYL, from the exons ATGCGCGTTTTCTCAGCTTACACTACTCGTAGTTCAGTCATGTTTTATCAAGTTCTACGTATTCTCCTGAGttttgtaacaattttctATTGTGTTAACGGTGAAAATGTACCgcaaaaaaatgataaacgcGGAGATATCGACTTACAAATGTGCGTCGAAAGCTTTGATGTCCATAAGAACAAGATCATCAGGACTGAGGATTCTCAAGAAATGGGGGCCAAGTACATTAATGAGATAGACTTGGATTCCCGAAAAGAGTGTCTCAGACTTTGTTGCGAAACTGAGCAATGCGatgttttcgttttcgaaGATAAG AGACCAGGAAGCTGTTATCTTTTCCATTGTGGACCACCCGATGACTTCAAGTGTAAGTTTACGAGTCATGCTAACTATACCAGCGCAGTCCTCACCGTGAATCTTAATTCCCGAAATACTGTTGAACTCGAAGAACAAATTCGAAGAACACAGCAAGATCATGATCTTCAATCTCTGAG AAAGTTAGCAGACAACTCACCTGCAGAATATTCCGTTCTGGAACCCACTGCATCTGTAGTTACTGAAGTATCAAAAATAGTCATTTTAACAACAGCTGCCTCAATTAAACCAG tATGCAGCCGAAATCAATTTGAATGTCGCACTTCTGGAGATTGCATTGCTATATATAATGCATGTGACGGTATACCACAATGTGCTGACGGTTCCGATGAAGCAGCGGAATTGGGATGTCCTACTAAGAAACCATCGATGCCACCACCGGTTGCAATCCAACAACAAACTTTATCAGCACCAGCTAATTCAGCAAACTATCAGCCATCGATACAGCGTCACAAACCTTATGATGCTGCATATGGACATCAAGAGAAAGATTCAAGACCCTGGCAGCTGTCGGGTCATCAACTAGCTCCACAGCAAGAAAGAATACAATACCCTCAGCAAGTTGTTATTTCACAACCGCAAGTAAATTTAG AGCAGTCACATATATTCAACCACAAAGGGCCGGGAGTCATTGGTGAAGGTGGTGATGG AGGCGCTTATATAGATCAAAATCGACAATATGCTCCATACTATCCTCCGGATAATGGAAATTGGCAGGAAGGTCAGCCACAACAGCCACCTTCGATACTGCCAACGCAACCAAATAGTCCGTCTCTGATACCAAAATTACAGCCTCAAGTTACAAACAAGCCTCCGCTATGCAAA GATGATAAAAAGCAAGGTAAAACTCCACCAATAACAAATGTGGTGCAATCGAGTAAATCTATGGGGCAGAAGAATTCGATTATTCCAAAAGCAAAAACTGAAATAGATGACAGCGTGACCTCTGAAAATGACGAGACACACCACAATACAGTAAAGACAGCTAAACCACACA AACACACAGAGACAAAGATCTTTGTCGAGCAGTCaaatgaagaaacaaaagGTCACTTGATTATGGACCGTCTCCAAGACAGTAATGAGGACAGAGATCTGAGACCAAAGGGTGCAGTAATATCATTAGCTCTCGGATTAACAACAACCGCGTTGATGGCTGCCTTGATAGCTTGTCGATTAAGAATGGTTAGACGACGAGGCCGGCGTGGTCATGGACCATATGCGCATGATGCTGATTACTTAGTGAACGGAATGTACCTTTGA